The following proteins are encoded in a genomic region of Planococcus lenghuensis:
- the bioD gene encoding dethiobiotin synthase has product MSGIFITGTSSNVGKTVITTCLTYAFQRRQVNAVPYKPVQCGAITDGAEWLAPDVELYRKVYTSKDNEQLNSFLYEPRFSPHLAARLANNPIDPQVIKRNYHALQETHDLVLVEGAGGLAVPLIDEQYGTPELIIELDIPIIIVTHATVGTLNATTLTAHYAQSKGLNIKGIIINGYPDNPTEGIKHNPAMIEKVTGIPVIGIVPQVENVEARIGEEEVLEELIRGIDLDKLYG; this is encoded by the coding sequence TTGTCCGGCATTTTTATTACAGGTACCAGCTCTAATGTTGGTAAAACCGTTATCACCACATGTCTTACATACGCTTTTCAAAGACGACAAGTAAATGCGGTTCCCTATAAACCGGTGCAGTGCGGAGCGATTACGGATGGTGCGGAATGGCTGGCTCCGGATGTGGAACTTTACCGGAAAGTTTATACATCAAAAGATAACGAGCAGCTTAATTCTTTTCTGTATGAACCCCGGTTTTCCCCTCATTTGGCTGCCCGATTAGCTAATAACCCGATCGATCCGCAAGTGATCAAACGGAATTATCATGCGTTGCAAGAGACACATGACCTGGTGCTAGTAGAAGGCGCAGGCGGACTGGCTGTTCCGTTAATTGATGAGCAGTACGGAACCCCCGAACTGATTATAGAGTTGGATATACCGATTATCATTGTTACTCATGCTACTGTCGGGACACTTAACGCTACTACGTTAACAGCTCACTATGCTCAGAGCAAAGGCCTTAACATAAAAGGAATCATCATAAACGGTTATCCGGACAATCCTACTGAAGGGATTAAGCATAACCCGGCAATGATTGAGAAAGTGACAGGAATACCGGTTATTGGGATTGTTCCCCAGGTCGAAAATGTGGAAGCTCGCATAGGTGAAGAGGAAGTATTGGAGGAACTGATAAGAGGAATTGATTTAGATAAATTGTATGGTTAG
- a CDS encoding AEC family transporter — MVIAEILNVVLPVFLILGVGFIVGKYLPVDSKSVSNLAIYVFSPALFFYSVSTSEMDLADLGRIVLFAFALFLLFALFIFVAGKLLGWDQAYQNTLMLASGFPNAGNYGLPIILFAFGEEGVAIGIIYLVMQSLLMNSAGVYYASNHSEMLKKAILLTVVRMPGFIAILLALGLKIFAIPVPGAIENATGLLGQAAIPLMLMLLGITLASIQLKSVIRFIGTATLFKLVAFPVLAFLLLLVIYPADALESKVLLVAAATPTAATTTLLAIKFGMNPDMVSSAMFVSTVVSVITIPVLLVIL, encoded by the coding sequence GTGGTCATTGCAGAAATTTTAAATGTTGTTTTGCCGGTGTTCCTGATTTTAGGTGTCGGTTTTATCGTGGGCAAGTACTTGCCTGTGGACTCGAAGTCGGTGTCTAATCTTGCGATTTATGTCTTCAGTCCCGCACTTTTCTTTTACTCTGTTTCGACTTCAGAGATGGATCTGGCAGATTTGGGGCGAATCGTCCTATTTGCCTTTGCCTTGTTCCTGTTATTTGCCCTATTTATTTTTGTGGCCGGGAAACTTCTCGGTTGGGATCAGGCGTATCAAAATACATTGATGCTGGCGAGCGGCTTTCCGAATGCCGGGAATTACGGACTGCCGATTATTCTTTTCGCCTTCGGGGAAGAAGGAGTGGCGATCGGCATCATCTATTTGGTCATGCAATCGCTATTAATGAATTCGGCAGGTGTGTATTATGCGTCGAATCATAGTGAGATGCTGAAGAAGGCGATTCTTCTGACAGTTGTGCGGATGCCGGGGTTCATTGCCATCCTGCTTGCGTTGGGATTGAAAATCTTCGCCATTCCGGTGCCGGGAGCTATTGAAAATGCGACCGGACTTTTGGGGCAAGCCGCAATCCCGCTGATGCTGATGCTTCTTGGTATTACGCTTGCGTCAATTCAGCTGAAGAGCGTCATCCGGTTTATCGGGACGGCGACGTTGTTCAAACTGGTCGCTTTCCCTGTGTTGGCGTTTTTGTTGCTGCTTGTCATCTATCCAGCTGATGCGCTCGAATCGAAGGTGCTGCTCGTCGCCGCTGCCACGCCAACCGCTGCGACAACGACTTTACTGGCTATCAAATTCGGGATGAATCCGGACATGGTTTCAAGTGCGATGTTCGTCAGTACGGTCGTGAGTGTTATCACTATTCCGGTTTTATTGGTTATCCTGTAG
- a CDS encoding YaaR family protein, whose protein sequence is MGALRIEGQQNFQNERIHRGTAGSKPADLFASAMKESQAKLQFESLTQLMTQVDARGEKLAKQRTLENLMAYKQVLKQFIGESVNYGLQLSEKQSFGYNGGMRKHQVIETVDQKLIELQDEVLASESDGVETLRLVGEIKGLLVNLYM, encoded by the coding sequence GTGGGCGCTTTGCGTATTGAGGGCCAGCAGAATTTCCAGAACGAACGGATACATAGAGGTACAGCCGGCAGTAAACCGGCTGATTTATTCGCTAGTGCCATGAAGGAATCGCAGGCGAAACTGCAATTCGAGTCGTTAACGCAATTAATGACGCAAGTGGATGCCCGAGGGGAAAAACTCGCCAAGCAGCGGACCCTTGAAAATCTGATGGCTTATAAGCAGGTGCTGAAGCAGTTCATCGGGGAATCGGTGAATTACGGGCTGCAGCTGAGTGAGAAACAAAGCTTTGGTTACAACGGTGGCATGCGGAAGCATCAAGTCATCGAAACCGTTGATCAAAAGCTGATCGAGCTGCAGGATGAGGTGCTGGCAAGCGAGTCGGATGGTGTGGAGACATTGCGGCTTGTCGGGGAGATTAAGGGGTTACTGGTGAATTTGTATATGTAG
- a CDS encoding FliA/WhiG family RNA polymerase sigma factor — protein MTMSSKASKEELVSWEGWQQHRDPDAGNDLVERYLPLVDYVIQRFMINLPKTVDKDDVRSLAYEGLLDAFDKFDIERGLKFETYASWRIKGAIIDGLRHSDWLPRSVRDKVKKIEQAYALLEQQNNQSVTDAEVSMYLGITVKELNKTVSEAALSAMISIDEAVNDDSESTGKHQLIQSGKEGSPEHHLSEQLIKEALMRAIERLPEKERIVIALSYYEELKLTEIAEVLGVSVSRISQLHSKAILRLQAAVLSVNEAY, from the coding sequence ATGACAATGAGCAGCAAAGCATCAAAAGAAGAGCTGGTCAGCTGGGAAGGCTGGCAGCAGCATCGGGATCCCGATGCAGGGAATGACTTAGTCGAGCGCTACCTGCCATTGGTCGACTACGTCATTCAGCGCTTTATGATCAATTTACCGAAAACGGTCGACAAAGATGACGTCCGCAGCCTGGCGTATGAGGGGTTACTCGATGCGTTTGATAAATTCGATATTGAACGCGGCCTGAAATTCGAGACGTATGCCTCCTGGCGGATCAAAGGCGCCATCATTGATGGGTTGCGGCACAGCGACTGGCTGCCCCGTTCGGTGCGTGATAAGGTCAAAAAAATTGAGCAGGCGTATGCGTTACTCGAACAGCAGAACAACCAGTCGGTGACCGATGCGGAAGTCAGCATGTATTTGGGCATCACGGTGAAAGAGCTGAATAAGACGGTGTCGGAAGCGGCGTTGTCGGCGATGATCTCCATCGACGAAGCCGTGAACGACGATTCCGAATCGACAGGAAAGCATCAATTGATCCAGAGCGGGAAAGAAGGATCGCCGGAACATCACCTGTCCGAGCAATTGATCAAAGAAGCACTGATGCGGGCGATCGAGCGGCTGCCGGAAAAAGAACGGATCGTTATCGCGCTTAGCTATTACGAAGAACTGAAACTGACCGAAATCGCTGAAGTGCTCGGTGTCAGCGTATCCCGCATTTCACAGCTGCATTCAAAAGCGATACTGCGGCTGCAGGCGGCCGTGCTGTCGGTGAACGAGGCATATTGA
- a CDS encoding MinD/ParA family protein — MVDQANQLRERVMQKKSKKERRQTRTIAVTSGKGGVGKSNFTLNFALGLIRQNKKVLLFDGDLGFANVDVLLGRSPKETIATMLEKDLSVWDIIEEGPEGLLFISGGSGFNELFRLDEQRMDKFFKELSVLQGVVDYILLDTGAGLSYENLRFILAADDVVLVTTPEPTSITDAYSIVKMVHAKDPNVHLKLVVNQCTNDKEGHDTIANFQRVTEQFLEKKLGALGCIPSDGNVPSAVKKQSPFLLAYPHCDASQAIHRITGEYLQLPVPYKLGLKGFLLKMLFK; from the coding sequence ATGGTTGATCAAGCGAATCAATTGCGCGAACGTGTCATGCAGAAGAAAAGCAAAAAAGAGCGCCGGCAGACGCGGACCATCGCGGTGACAAGCGGCAAAGGCGGTGTCGGCAAGTCGAACTTCACCTTGAACTTCGCGCTGGGCCTCATCCGGCAGAACAAGAAAGTGCTGCTGTTCGATGGGGATTTAGGGTTCGCGAATGTGGATGTGCTGCTCGGCAGGTCCCCGAAAGAAACGATTGCGACGATGCTTGAGAAGGATTTAAGCGTCTGGGACATCATCGAGGAAGGGCCGGAGGGGCTGCTGTTCATCTCAGGCGGTTCCGGTTTCAACGAATTGTTCCGGCTCGATGAACAGCGGATGGATAAATTCTTCAAAGAATTAAGCGTGCTGCAGGGCGTCGTCGATTATATTCTGCTTGATACGGGCGCCGGGCTTTCGTATGAAAATCTCCGGTTCATTCTGGCGGCGGATGATGTTGTTCTTGTGACAACGCCGGAGCCGACATCAATTACGGATGCGTACTCGATTGTGAAAATGGTGCATGCCAAAGATCCGAATGTTCACTTGAAGCTCGTGGTGAACCAGTGTACGAACGATAAAGAAGGCCATGACACGATTGCGAATTTCCAGCGGGTGACCGAGCAATTCCTTGAAAAGAAATTGGGGGCACTGGGATGCATCCCAAGCGACGGCAATGTGCCGAGTGCCGTGAAAAAACAAAGCCCGTTTCTCTTGGCATACCCGCATTGCGATGCCTCACAGGCGATTCACCGCATTACGGGGGAATACCTGCAGCTTCCGGTTCCATATAAATTGGGGCTCAAAGGCTTTTTATTGAAAATGCTCTTCAAGTAA
- the flhF gene encoding flagellar biosynthesis protein FlhF — protein sequence MRLKTYIVKNTTEAIPLIKRDLGTDALILNTKKIKTGGFLGLFQKERLEVTAAVEAPSRKKPEPVQRPEPRQAAEQAAPVPQANVSSTELLDELKHIKQFMLQVIDEDRMPASLKALNKHLNQEEVTAEIQSELYSRLMLTLNERGDGTERQVKQLAREEIIRLVTAHQKQPAVKDPDIVCFIGPTGVGKTTTIAKIAADYMLKEDKRVGLITSDTYRIAAVEQLKTYASILNMPIEVVESPNDLSHALNALSDCDIILMDTAGRNYQQKNYIDDLEGLLAGKGRIQINLVLSLASKYEDMKRILANFKTIGIDELILTKKDETSSAGAILNLLVHYSIPIRYITTGQNVPDDILKATPELIADFIVGEDNHG from the coding sequence ATGAGACTAAAAACTTACATCGTCAAAAATACCACGGAAGCGATCCCGCTGATCAAACGGGATCTCGGAACCGATGCACTCATTTTAAATACGAAAAAAATCAAGACCGGCGGATTTTTGGGTTTATTCCAAAAAGAACGGCTGGAAGTGACAGCGGCGGTTGAAGCGCCGTCCCGGAAAAAGCCCGAACCGGTTCAGCGGCCGGAACCGCGTCAGGCGGCGGAACAAGCGGCTCCGGTTCCGCAGGCGAACGTGTCGAGTACCGAATTGCTCGATGAGTTGAAACACATCAAGCAATTCATGCTGCAGGTCATTGATGAAGACCGGATGCCGGCGTCTTTAAAAGCGTTGAATAAACACTTGAATCAGGAAGAAGTCACGGCGGAAATCCAGTCGGAATTGTATTCCAGGCTGATGTTGACGCTGAACGAGCGGGGAGATGGTACCGAACGGCAAGTGAAGCAGCTGGCGCGGGAAGAAATCATCCGGCTCGTGACTGCTCATCAAAAGCAGCCCGCTGTGAAAGACCCGGACATCGTCTGCTTTATCGGTCCGACCGGCGTCGGAAAGACGACGACGATCGCGAAAATCGCGGCCGACTATATGCTAAAAGAGGACAAGCGGGTCGGCTTGATCACATCCGATACGTACCGGATCGCGGCTGTCGAGCAATTGAAGACATATGCGTCCATCCTGAACATGCCGATTGAAGTGGTGGAGTCACCGAATGATCTCTCTCACGCGCTGAACGCGCTGAGCGATTGCGACATCATCTTGATGGACACAGCCGGCCGGAACTATCAGCAAAAAAATTATATCGATGATTTGGAAGGGTTGCTTGCCGGCAAAGGGCGCATCCAGATCAACCTGGTGCTGAGCCTTGCTTCTAAATATGAAGACATGAAGCGAATCCTGGCGAATTTCAAGACGATCGGGATTGATGAACTGATTTTGACCAAAAAAGATGAAACGAGTTCCGCGGGGGCGATTTTGAATCTGCTTGTCCATTATTCCATTCCGATCCGTTATATTACGACCGGTCAAAACGTTCCGGACGATATTTTGAAAGCCACGCCCGAATTGATTGCAGATTTTATAGTAGGGGAAGATAACCATGGTTGA
- the flhA gene encoding flagellar biosynthesis protein FlhA yields MKTRDYAVLLSVIMIVIMMVIPLPPLLLDFLIIANLSIALTIILVAMNTREALQFSIFPSLILLTTLFRLALNVSTTRSILSNQTGGEVIETFGSFVVGGEVIIGILVFLILVIIQFLVITKGSERVAEVAARFTLDSMPGKQMSIDADLGAGMISDQEAKKSREKIGQEADFYGAMDGASKFVKGDAIAGIIITIINIIGGLIIGVVVHGMPIGEAAELFTLLSIGDGLVSQIPALLISTAMGIVVTRAVSDGNLGSDITKQLFAYPKMLYVVSGTLILIAFLTPINPMLILPVAGLIAFGAFKMQGALNDLEEEEKEATDDDKALEAMKKPESITDLLHLDAIEFEFGYGLIPIADKNQGGDLLDRVIMIRRQCAMELGIIVPVIRIRDNIQLGPSEYVIKIKGNKVASGDIMLDRYLAMSGGVDDDSIEGIATHEPAFGMPALWVTEDMKEEAEMAGYAIIDPPSVVSTHLTEVIKRHAHELVGRQEVKSLIDNVRETAPAVVEELIPHMMTIGEVQKVLMKLLQEKVSIRNLLMILETLADYAGHTKDSELLTEYVRQALSRQLTLQYVNPGGTLQVLTAGAGLEKKFMDSIHRTEQGNYLSMDPETSQKVFESISQQATQLQQTGIQPILLTSPSIRLYMRQFIERFAPDLPVLSYNELESDIEIQSVGVINLSTEAVSVS; encoded by the coding sequence TTGAAAACGAGAGACTATGCTGTCTTATTATCAGTGATCATGATTGTCATCATGATGGTGATTCCGCTTCCGCCACTGTTACTGGATTTCTTGATCATCGCCAATTTAAGTATCGCTTTGACGATTATCCTCGTGGCGATGAACACACGAGAAGCCCTGCAATTTTCAATTTTTCCTTCATTGATCCTATTAACCACGTTGTTCCGCCTCGCGCTCAACGTATCCACCACCCGTTCCATTCTGTCGAACCAGACAGGCGGGGAAGTCATCGAAACATTCGGTTCGTTTGTTGTCGGCGGTGAAGTCATCATCGGGATTCTGGTGTTCCTGATTCTCGTCATCATTCAGTTTCTGGTCATCACGAAGGGCTCGGAGCGTGTGGCGGAGGTTGCCGCCCGGTTCACGCTCGATTCCATGCCCGGCAAGCAAATGAGCATTGATGCAGATTTGGGCGCCGGCATGATTTCCGACCAGGAAGCGAAGAAAAGCCGCGAGAAAATCGGTCAGGAAGCCGACTTCTACGGGGCGATGGACGGAGCGAGCAAATTCGTCAAGGGCGATGCCATCGCCGGAATCATTATCACCATCATCAATATTATCGGTGGCCTCATCATCGGTGTGGTCGTACATGGCATGCCGATCGGGGAAGCGGCCGAATTATTCACACTCCTGTCGATCGGGGACGGACTGGTCAGCCAGATTCCGGCATTGCTCATTTCGACAGCGATGGGAATTGTGGTCACGCGGGCAGTGTCCGACGGGAATCTGGGCTCGGATATTACAAAGCAATTATTCGCTTATCCGAAAATGCTTTATGTCGTGTCCGGAACCTTGATCCTGATTGCGTTCCTGACGCCGATCAATCCTATGTTGATTTTGCCGGTCGCCGGCCTGATCGCATTCGGTGCCTTTAAGATGCAAGGGGCTTTAAATGATTTGGAAGAAGAAGAAAAAGAAGCGACGGACGATGATAAAGCGCTCGAAGCGATGAAGAAGCCGGAAAGCATCACGGACCTGCTTCATCTCGACGCAATCGAGTTCGAATTCGGTTACGGCCTCATCCCGATCGCCGATAAAAACCAAGGCGGTGATCTGCTCGACCGGGTTATCATGATCCGCCGGCAATGCGCGATGGAACTCGGCATCATCGTTCCGGTCATCCGCATCCGCGATAACATCCAGCTTGGCCCGAGTGAATACGTCATCAAGATCAAAGGCAATAAGGTCGCATCGGGTGACATCATGCTCGACCGTTACTTGGCGATGAGCGGCGGAGTGGATGACGACAGCATTGAAGGAATCGCGACGCATGAACCGGCGTTCGGCATGCCGGCGCTGTGGGTCACCGAAGACATGAAAGAAGAAGCGGAAATGGCGGGTTATGCTATCATCGATCCGCCGTCGGTCGTGTCGACGCATCTGACAGAAGTCATCAAACGGCATGCGCATGAATTGGTCGGCCGCCAGGAAGTGAAATCACTGATTGACAATGTGCGGGAAACGGCGCCGGCTGTCGTGGAAGAATTGATTCCACACATGATGACGATCGGTGAAGTGCAGAAAGTGCTCATGAAGCTGCTGCAGGAAAAAGTGTCGATCCGCAATTTGCTGATGATCCTGGAAACCTTGGCGGATTATGCCGGCCATACGAAAGACAGCGAGTTGCTGACGGAGTATGTGCGACAGGCGCTGTCACGTCAGCTCACTTTGCAATATGTGAATCCGGGCGGCACACTTCAGGTGCTGACGGCCGGAGCGGGTCTTGAGAAGAAATTCATGGATTCCATCCATCGCACCGAGCAGGGCAATTATTTATCGATGGATCCGGAAACGTCCCAGAAAGTGTTCGAAAGCATTTCACAGCAGGCGACGCAGCTACAGCAGACCGGCATCCAGCCGATCCTGCTGACATCCCCGTCCATCCGGCTGTATATGCGGCAGTTTATCGAACGCTTTGCGCCCGATCTGCCGGTTCTGTCCTATAACGAATTGGAATCGGATATTGAAATCCAGAGTGTAGGCGTCATCAATCTTTCAACGGAAGCGGTTAGCGTATCATGA
- the flhB gene encoding flagellar biosynthesis protein FlhB, which produces MNKRYPLDLQFFAGEKTEKATPQKRQESKRKGQVAKSAEIPAALIMFGGILLLYFAGGWMLDRLLTVFRIHFSQYISWELTEASIQTLFEQMTVYAFVMMAPILVIALILGIAGNYVQIGVLFTAEPLKMKLDRLDPVQGAKRIFSVRALVELAKSLLKIAIIGTAAFLVLWLEKSELFLLSQKSIGESLSFIGSLVLKMGLAASLLLMGLAVLDYLYQKYEFEKNIRMSKQDIKDEFKKAEGDPLIKSKIKERQRQMSMNRMIQDLPKADVLITNPTHYAIAIQYDAETMEAPIVIAMGKDHLALKIKEKAKELGIVMMENRPLARALYQQVEVGDSVPEDLFIAVAEVLAYIYRLKGKIG; this is translated from the coding sequence GTGAATAAACGCTATCCGCTCGACTTGCAATTTTTTGCCGGCGAAAAGACGGAAAAGGCGACCCCGCAAAAACGCCAGGAGTCAAAACGCAAAGGGCAAGTTGCCAAAAGTGCAGAAATCCCGGCCGCGCTGATCATGTTCGGCGGCATTCTGCTGTTGTATTTTGCAGGCGGCTGGATGCTGGATCGGCTGCTGACCGTTTTCCGCATCCATTTCAGTCAGTACATCAGCTGGGAGCTGACCGAAGCGTCAATCCAGACGTTGTTTGAACAAATGACCGTCTATGCCTTTGTTATGATGGCCCCGATTTTGGTTATTGCGCTCATTCTCGGCATTGCCGGCAATTACGTACAGATCGGTGTCTTGTTTACAGCCGAACCGTTAAAAATGAAGTTGGACCGGCTGGATCCCGTACAGGGAGCGAAACGGATTTTTTCCGTTCGGGCGCTTGTTGAACTGGCCAAATCGTTGCTGAAAATCGCGATTATCGGCACAGCCGCATTTCTTGTGCTATGGCTGGAAAAAAGCGAACTGTTTTTATTGTCCCAGAAGAGCATCGGGGAATCCTTATCGTTTATCGGATCACTCGTTTTGAAAATGGGGCTGGCTGCATCACTCTTATTGATGGGTTTAGCTGTCCTGGATTACCTGTACCAGAAATACGAGTTCGAAAAAAACATCCGGATGTCCAAACAGGATATTAAGGACGAGTTTAAAAAGGCTGAAGGGGACCCCTTGATCAAGTCGAAGATCAAGGAACGCCAGCGGCAAATGAGCATGAACCGGATGATCCAGGATCTGCCGAAAGCCGACGTACTCATCACGAACCCGACGCATTACGCCATCGCCATCCAGTATGATGCGGAAACGATGGAAGCGCCGATTGTCATCGCGATGGGGAAAGACCACCTCGCGCTGAAAATAAAAGAAAAAGCGAAAGAACTCGGCATTGTCATGATGGAAAACAGACCGCTCGCCCGCGCTTTGTATCAGCAAGTGGAAGTGGGCGATTCAGTGCCGGAGGATTTATTTATCGCCGTCGCTGAAGTGTTGGCATACATATACAGACTAAAAGGGAAGATCGGATAA
- the fliR gene encoding flagellar biosynthetic protein FliR — MTSIVEALPYFLLILIRLTSFFLIAPLFSMKGIPTQFKIGLAALLSLIALGGVSTDEIIALDAYYALLIFKELAIGVALGFTATLVLYTVQIAGAFIDFQMGFAIANVIDPQTGAQVPIIGHFKYMMALLFLLSVNGHHLLLDGIMQSLMIFPVERIDFAVGFDGTAEFITTLFSFIFLTALQIAMPIVGALFLVDIALGILAKTVPQLNIFAVGLSVKIFVGFILLFLAMPVYFYLLQFLFERMVTSMMDLMSLLGGTLSE; from the coding sequence ATGACTTCCATTGTCGAGGCGCTGCCTTATTTTCTTTTAATCTTGATCCGGCTGACCAGTTTCTTCCTCATTGCACCGCTGTTTTCAATGAAAGGCATCCCGACCCAATTCAAAATCGGCCTGGCTGCACTTTTATCACTCATTGCCCTGGGCGGCGTTTCCACTGATGAAATTATTGCGCTGGATGCCTATTACGCCCTTCTTATTTTTAAGGAATTGGCGATCGGTGTCGCACTCGGGTTCACAGCAACACTTGTGCTTTATACGGTTCAGATTGCAGGTGCGTTCATCGATTTTCAGATGGGCTTTGCGATTGCCAATGTCATTGATCCGCAGACGGGAGCCCAAGTTCCGATCATCGGGCATTTCAAGTACATGATGGCATTGCTGTTCTTGCTTTCGGTGAACGGCCATCATTTGCTGCTTGATGGCATTATGCAGAGCCTGATGATTTTTCCGGTGGAACGCATCGATTTTGCGGTCGGATTCGACGGAACGGCTGAGTTCATCACGACTTTGTTTTCGTTCATCTTCCTGACGGCGCTGCAAATTGCCATGCCGATTGTCGGAGCGCTGTTTTTAGTCGATATCGCATTGGGAATTCTGGCGAAGACGGTGCCGCAGCTGAACATTTTTGCGGTCGGGCTGTCCGTGAAGATTTTCGTCGGTTTTATCCTGTTGTTTCTGGCCATGCCGGTTTATTTTTACCTGCTGCAGTTTTTGTTCGAACGAATGGTGACGAGCATGATGGACTTGATGAGCCTGTTAGGGGGGACGCTAAGTGAATAA
- the fliQ gene encoding flagellar biosynthesis protein FliQ, with amino-acid sequence MTPDTVIKLAEQAIYMVILLSAPMLLIALAVGLLVSVFQAMTQIQEQTLAFVPKIIAVFVSLVVFGPWMLTMIVDYTRDLFQNLPHMIG; translated from the coding sequence ATGACTCCGGATACGGTAATAAAACTTGCAGAGCAAGCGATCTACATGGTCATCCTGCTGTCGGCGCCGATGCTGCTCATCGCACTCGCGGTCGGACTTCTCGTCAGTGTTTTCCAGGCCATGACGCAAATACAGGAACAGACATTGGCCTTCGTTCCGAAAATCATTGCGGTGTTCGTCTCGCTGGTCGTCTTCGGGCCTTGGATGCTGACGATGATCGTGGACTATACACGGGATTTGTTCCAAAATCTCCCGCACATGATCGGATAA
- the fliP gene encoding flagellar type III secretion system pore protein FliP (The bacterial flagellar biogenesis protein FliP forms a type III secretion system (T3SS)-type pore required for flagellar assembly.), which produces MMPELLLLISIPGIDAGTDNPEDVAVTLQLLALLTILSLAPAILVMLTSFTRIIIVLSFVRTGLGTQSMPPNQVLIGLALFLTFFVMAPVAEEINDTALQPYLAGEATQGEAFETAILPVKEFMAEHTREKDLALFFKYAELEKPESIEDIPLTALVPAFAISELKTAFQIGFVIFIPFLIIDMVVASTLMAMGMMMLPPVMISLPFKILLFVLVDGWYLIVESLLLSF; this is translated from the coding sequence ATGATGCCGGAATTACTGCTGCTAATCAGCATCCCGGGCATTGATGCGGGAACCGATAACCCGGAGGACGTCGCCGTAACGCTCCAGCTATTGGCATTGCTGACAATTCTGTCGCTTGCACCGGCCATCCTGGTCATGCTTACTTCCTTCACCCGGATCATTATCGTGCTGTCATTTGTCCGGACGGGACTTGGCACGCAATCCATGCCGCCGAATCAAGTGCTGATCGGCCTCGCGCTGTTTCTGACGTTTTTCGTCATGGCGCCCGTCGCCGAAGAAATTAATGACACGGCGCTGCAGCCATATCTTGCCGGCGAGGCGACGCAGGGAGAAGCGTTTGAAACGGCGATACTGCCTGTGAAGGAATTCATGGCGGAACATACGCGGGAAAAGGATTTGGCGCTGTTCTTCAAATACGCGGAACTCGAGAAACCGGAGAGCATCGAAGACATACCGCTCACCGCGCTGGTGCCGGCATTCGCCATCAGTGAACTGAAAACCGCCTTTCAGATCGGCTTTGTCATCTTCATCCCGTTTTTGATCATTGATATGGTCGTCGCCAGTACGCTCATGGCGATGGGGATGATGATGTTGCCGCCGGTCATGATATCACTGCCATTCAAAATTTTATTGTTTGTACTGGTCGATGGCTGGTACTTGATCGTTGAATCACTGCTGCTCAGTTTTTGA
- a CDS encoding flagellar biosynthetic protein FliO codes for MRYLLKPAAASLLCMLLISVAIILSPAAASAAPSVSDALENGTIDDEAIEETETTGENDTSLISVIVKLVFYTALIVVLIYALIKFLALRQQKLQPNQAVQLMGGTPLGNNKSLQLVKVGGQVYLIGVGDEVTLIKEFSDAAEIGAIEKSLETPSSFSLKSALTFGKPASDGETPKWSQGFESLFKQSLDRQRESREQLTSELHQAEEEREERSS; via the coding sequence ATGAGGTACTTATTAAAACCGGCTGCTGCATCGTTACTGTGCATGCTGCTGATAAGTGTCGCCATCATCTTATCACCGGCGGCAGCCAGTGCAGCGCCAAGTGTGAGCGACGCCTTAGAGAACGGGACCATTGATGATGAAGCGATCGAAGAAACTGAAACAACCGGTGAAAATGACACGAGCCTCATTTCGGTGATTGTGAAACTCGTCTTCTATACCGCATTAATCGTAGTGCTGATTTATGCGCTGATCAAGTTTCTGGCGCTGCGTCAGCAAAAACTGCAGCCGAATCAAGCTGTGCAGCTCATGGGCGGGACGCCGCTCGGTAATAATAAATCATTGCAATTAGTTAAAGTCGGCGGACAGGTATATTTAATCGGCGTCGGGGATGAAGTGACGTTAATCAAAGAGTTTTCAGACGCAGCCGAAATCGGCGCTATCGAAAAAAGCCTGGAAACCCCGTCTTCCTTTTCATTGAAATCCGCGCTGACATTCGGTAAACCGGCGAGCGACGGAGAAACGCCGAAATGGAGCCAAGGGTTTGAATCGCTGTTCAAGCAAAGTCTCGACCGCCAGCGTGAGAGCCGCGAGCAATTGACGTCCGAACTGCACCAGGCAGAAGAGGAGCGGGAGGAGCGGTCATCATGA